Proteins encoded by one window of Lathyrus oleraceus cultivar Zhongwan6 chromosome 1, CAAS_Psat_ZW6_1.0, whole genome shotgun sequence:
- the LOC127115298 gene encoding LEAF RUST 10 DISEASE-RESISTANCE LOCUS RECEPTOR-LIKE PROTEIN KINASE-like 1.2 isoform X1 → MKCTHASFSYSNFICASFNYSNFINIIYFFWNLNTRYCGHTKFMFDCQNGRLSMEMMSQKIYILHINESSQVLRIARDDLSDFHQGDKISGPKHYINVEIDSHFFQYTSNNEMYTILFECGPLPNSYFSPSFQISFEGTNCNIEGKFHSVYIVSSSKLVDFSAVKCKNSIEVPGKNNSLPNKSSVMEGILVEGFEVRWNGVGEDRCHACTKYGGRSGYNREENAFMCLSKRSATSKVPSRTWNWKKKLILGVISNVFATLVVITSIYFYKRHNIHSRDLFLQPFRLDSQRISKSQNFGVEHFIFKNLYKATNNFDKKLGDGDSAEVFNDKLLDGREVAVKRLFKFGLNKEQLFLKEINILARTIHPNLILLYGCTSLKSRRALIVYEYVRNGSLDDHLHGDKATPNSCQQF, encoded by the exons ATGAAATGTACGCATGCCTCTTTTAGTTACAGTAATTTTATTTGTGCATCTTTTAACTACAGTAATTTCattaatataatttattttttctGGAACCTTAACACACGCTATTGCGGACACACTAAATTTATGTTTGATTGTCAAAATGGTAGATTGAGTATGGAAATGATGTCCCAAAAAATTTACATCCTTCATATAAATGAATCCTCTCAAGTTTTGAGGATTGCAAGAGACGATTTATCGGATTTTCATCAAGGTGATAAGATTTCTGGTCCCAAACATTATATTAATGTGGAAATAGATTCTCATTTCTTCCAATACACTTCCAACAATGAAATGTATACTATATTGTTTGAGTGTGGTCCTCTTCCAAATTCATACTTTTCTCCTTCTTTTCAAATTTCTTTTGAAGGAACCAATTGCAATATAGAGGGAAAATTTCATAGTGTATACATAGTATCAAGTTCTAAATTGGTTGATTTTAGTGCGGTGAAGTGTAAGAATAGTATTGAAGTTCCCGGAAAAAACAACTCTTTGCCAAACAAATCAAGTGTTATGGAGGGTATTTTAGTTGAAGGATTTGAGGTGAGGTGGAATGGTGTGGGGGAAGACAGGTGCCATGCTTGTACAAAATATGGAGGGAGATCTGGATACAACAGAGAAGAAAATGCATTTATGTGTCTCTCGAAGAGATCCGCCACATCCAAAGTTCCATCAA GAACATGGAATTGGAAAAAGAAACTCATCCTTG GTGTTATTTCTAATGTGTTTGCAACACTTGTTGTCATCACATCCATTTACTTTTATAAGCGCCATAATATACACTCTCGCGACCTCTTCTTACAACCATTTAGACTTGACAGTCAACGCATTAGCAAGAGTCAAAACTTTGGAGTCGAACACTTCATCTTTAAAAATCTTTACAAGGCGACAAACAACTTTGACAAAAAACTAGGAGATGGAGACAGTGCAGAAGTGTTTAATG ACAAACTACTAGATGGGCGTGAAGTTGCAGTGAAAAGGCTTTTTAAATTCGGACTCAATAAAGAACAACTATTTCTTAAGGAAATAAATATACTAGCAAGAACTATTCATCCCAATCTCATCTTGTTATATGGTTGCACATCACTCAAAAGTCGTCGAGCTTTGATCGTCTATGAGTATGTTCGTAATGGATCTTTGGATGATCATCTTCATGGTGACAAAGCAACACCTAATAGTTGCCAGCAGTTCTaa
- the LOC127115298 gene encoding LEAF RUST 10 DISEASE-RESISTANCE LOCUS RECEPTOR-LIKE PROTEIN KINASE-like 1.2 isoform X2: MKCTHASFSYSNFICASFNYSNFINIIYFFWNLNTRYCGHTKFMFDCQNGRLSMEMMSQKIYILHINESSQVLRIARDDLSDFHQGTNCNIEGKFHSVYIVSSSKLVDFSAVKCKNSIEVPGKNNSLPNKSSVMEGILVEGFEVRWNGVGEDRCHACTKYGGRSGYNREENAFMCLSKRSATSKVPSRTWNWKKKLILGVISNVFATLVVITSIYFYKRHNIHSRDLFLQPFRLDSQRISKSQNFGVEHFIFKNLYKATNNFDKKLGDGDSAEVFNDKLLDGREVAVKRLFKFGLNKEQLFLKEINILARTIHPNLILLYGCTSLKSRRALIVYEYVRNGSLDDHLHGDKATPNSCQQF, encoded by the exons ATGAAATGTACGCATGCCTCTTTTAGTTACAGTAATTTTATTTGTGCATCTTTTAACTACAGTAATTTCattaatataatttattttttctGGAACCTTAACACACGCTATTGCGGACACACTAAATTTATGTTTGATTGTCAAAATGGTAGATTGAGTATGGAAATGATGTCCCAAAAAATTTACATCCTTCATATAAATGAATCCTCTCAAGTTTTGAGGATTGCAAGAGACGATTTATCGGATTTTCATCAAG GAACCAATTGCAATATAGAGGGAAAATTTCATAGTGTATACATAGTATCAAGTTCTAAATTGGTTGATTTTAGTGCGGTGAAGTGTAAGAATAGTATTGAAGTTCCCGGAAAAAACAACTCTTTGCCAAACAAATCAAGTGTTATGGAGGGTATTTTAGTTGAAGGATTTGAGGTGAGGTGGAATGGTGTGGGGGAAGACAGGTGCCATGCTTGTACAAAATATGGAGGGAGATCTGGATACAACAGAGAAGAAAATGCATTTATGTGTCTCTCGAAGAGATCCGCCACATCCAAAGTTCCATCAA GAACATGGAATTGGAAAAAGAAACTCATCCTTG GTGTTATTTCTAATGTGTTTGCAACACTTGTTGTCATCACATCCATTTACTTTTATAAGCGCCATAATATACACTCTCGCGACCTCTTCTTACAACCATTTAGACTTGACAGTCAACGCATTAGCAAGAGTCAAAACTTTGGAGTCGAACACTTCATCTTTAAAAATCTTTACAAGGCGACAAACAACTTTGACAAAAAACTAGGAGATGGAGACAGTGCAGAAGTGTTTAATG ACAAACTACTAGATGGGCGTGAAGTTGCAGTGAAAAGGCTTTTTAAATTCGGACTCAATAAAGAACAACTATTTCTTAAGGAAATAAATATACTAGCAAGAACTATTCATCCCAATCTCATCTTGTTATATGGTTGCACATCACTCAAAAGTCGTCGAGCTTTGATCGTCTATGAGTATGTTCGTAATGGATCTTTGGATGATCATCTTCATGGTGACAAAGCAACACCTAATAGTTGCCAGCAGTTCTaa
- the LOC127115298 gene encoding LEAF RUST 10 DISEASE-RESISTANCE LOCUS RECEPTOR-LIKE PROTEIN KINASE-like 1.2 isoform X3 — protein sequence MEMMSQKIYILHINESSQVLRIARDDLSDFHQGDKISGPKHYINVEIDSHFFQYTSNNEMYTILFECGPLPNSYFSPSFQISFEGTNCNIEGKFHSVYIVSSSKLVDFSAVKCKNSIEVPGKNNSLPNKSSVMEGILVEGFEVRWNGVGEDRCHACTKYGGRSGYNREENAFMCLSKRSATSKVPSRTWNWKKKLILGVISNVFATLVVITSIYFYKRHNIHSRDLFLQPFRLDSQRISKSQNFGVEHFIFKNLYKATNNFDKKLGDGDSAEVFNDKLLDGREVAVKRLFKFGLNKEQLFLKEINILARTIHPNLILLYGCTSLKSRRALIVYEYVRNGSLDDHLHGDKATPNSCQQF from the exons ATGGAAATGATGTCCCAAAAAATTTACATCCTTCATATAAATGAATCCTCTCAAGTTTTGAGGATTGCAAGAGACGATTTATCGGATTTTCATCAAGGTGATAAGATTTCTGGTCCCAAACATTATATTAATGTGGAAATAGATTCTCATTTCTTCCAATACACTTCCAACAATGAAATGTATACTATATTGTTTGAGTGTGGTCCTCTTCCAAATTCATACTTTTCTCCTTCTTTTCAAATTTCTTTTGAAGGAACCAATTGCAATATAGAGGGAAAATTTCATAGTGTATACATAGTATCAAGTTCTAAATTGGTTGATTTTAGTGCGGTGAAGTGTAAGAATAGTATTGAAGTTCCCGGAAAAAACAACTCTTTGCCAAACAAATCAAGTGTTATGGAGGGTATTTTAGTTGAAGGATTTGAGGTGAGGTGGAATGGTGTGGGGGAAGACAGGTGCCATGCTTGTACAAAATATGGAGGGAGATCTGGATACAACAGAGAAGAAAATGCATTTATGTGTCTCTCGAAGAGATCCGCCACATCCAAAGTTCCATCAA GAACATGGAATTGGAAAAAGAAACTCATCCTTG GTGTTATTTCTAATGTGTTTGCAACACTTGTTGTCATCACATCCATTTACTTTTATAAGCGCCATAATATACACTCTCGCGACCTCTTCTTACAACCATTTAGACTTGACAGTCAACGCATTAGCAAGAGTCAAAACTTTGGAGTCGAACACTTCATCTTTAAAAATCTTTACAAGGCGACAAACAACTTTGACAAAAAACTAGGAGATGGAGACAGTGCAGAAGTGTTTAATG ACAAACTACTAGATGGGCGTGAAGTTGCAGTGAAAAGGCTTTTTAAATTCGGACTCAATAAAGAACAACTATTTCTTAAGGAAATAAATATACTAGCAAGAACTATTCATCCCAATCTCATCTTGTTATATGGTTGCACATCACTCAAAAGTCGTCGAGCTTTGATCGTCTATGAGTATGTTCGTAATGGATCTTTGGATGATCATCTTCATGGTGACAAAGCAACACCTAATAGTTGCCAGCAGTTCTaa
- the LOC127115298 gene encoding LEAF RUST 10 DISEASE-RESISTANCE LOCUS RECEPTOR-LIKE PROTEIN KINASE-like 2.7 isoform X4: protein MKCTHASFSYSNFICASFNYSNFINIIYFFWNLNTRYCGHTKFMFDCQNGRLSMEMMSQKIYILHINESSQVLRIARDDLSDFHQGDKISGPKHYINVEIDSHFFQYTSNNEMYTILFECGPLPNSYFSPSFQISFEGTNCNIEGKFHSVYIVSSSKLVDFSAVKCKNSIEVPGKNNSLPNKSSVMEGILVEGFEVRWNGVGEDRCHACTKYGGRSGYNREENAFMCLSKRSATSKVPSRTWNWKKKLILDKLLDGREVAVKRLFKFGLNKEQLFLKEINILARTIHPNLILLYGCTSLKSRRALIVYEYVRNGSLDDHLHGDKATPNSCQQF, encoded by the exons ATGAAATGTACGCATGCCTCTTTTAGTTACAGTAATTTTATTTGTGCATCTTTTAACTACAGTAATTTCattaatataatttattttttctGGAACCTTAACACACGCTATTGCGGACACACTAAATTTATGTTTGATTGTCAAAATGGTAGATTGAGTATGGAAATGATGTCCCAAAAAATTTACATCCTTCATATAAATGAATCCTCTCAAGTTTTGAGGATTGCAAGAGACGATTTATCGGATTTTCATCAAGGTGATAAGATTTCTGGTCCCAAACATTATATTAATGTGGAAATAGATTCTCATTTCTTCCAATACACTTCCAACAATGAAATGTATACTATATTGTTTGAGTGTGGTCCTCTTCCAAATTCATACTTTTCTCCTTCTTTTCAAATTTCTTTTGAAGGAACCAATTGCAATATAGAGGGAAAATTTCATAGTGTATACATAGTATCAAGTTCTAAATTGGTTGATTTTAGTGCGGTGAAGTGTAAGAATAGTATTGAAGTTCCCGGAAAAAACAACTCTTTGCCAAACAAATCAAGTGTTATGGAGGGTATTTTAGTTGAAGGATTTGAGGTGAGGTGGAATGGTGTGGGGGAAGACAGGTGCCATGCTTGTACAAAATATGGAGGGAGATCTGGATACAACAGAGAAGAAAATGCATTTATGTGTCTCTCGAAGAGATCCGCCACATCCAAAGTTCCATCAA GAACATGGAATTGGAAAAAGAAACTCATCCTTG ACAAACTACTAGATGGGCGTGAAGTTGCAGTGAAAAGGCTTTTTAAATTCGGACTCAATAAAGAACAACTATTTCTTAAGGAAATAAATATACTAGCAAGAACTATTCATCCCAATCTCATCTTGTTATATGGTTGCACATCACTCAAAAGTCGTCGAGCTTTGATCGTCTATGAGTATGTTCGTAATGGATCTTTGGATGATCATCTTCATGGTGACAAAGCAACACCTAATAGTTGCCAGCAGTTCTaa
- the LOC127115298 gene encoding LEAF RUST 10 DISEASE-RESISTANCE LOCUS RECEPTOR-LIKE PROTEIN KINASE-like 1.2 isoform X5: MEMMSQKIYILHINESSQVLRIARDDLSDFHQGTNCNIEGKFHSVYIVSSSKLVDFSAVKCKNSIEVPGKNNSLPNKSSVMEGILVEGFEVRWNGVGEDRCHACTKYGGRSGYNREENAFMCLSKRSATSKVPSRTWNWKKKLILGVISNVFATLVVITSIYFYKRHNIHSRDLFLQPFRLDSQRISKSQNFGVEHFIFKNLYKATNNFDKKLGDGDSAEVFNDKLLDGREVAVKRLFKFGLNKEQLFLKEINILARTIHPNLILLYGCTSLKSRRALIVYEYVRNGSLDDHLHGDKATPNSCQQF; encoded by the exons ATGGAAATGATGTCCCAAAAAATTTACATCCTTCATATAAATGAATCCTCTCAAGTTTTGAGGATTGCAAGAGACGATTTATCGGATTTTCATCAAG GAACCAATTGCAATATAGAGGGAAAATTTCATAGTGTATACATAGTATCAAGTTCTAAATTGGTTGATTTTAGTGCGGTGAAGTGTAAGAATAGTATTGAAGTTCCCGGAAAAAACAACTCTTTGCCAAACAAATCAAGTGTTATGGAGGGTATTTTAGTTGAAGGATTTGAGGTGAGGTGGAATGGTGTGGGGGAAGACAGGTGCCATGCTTGTACAAAATATGGAGGGAGATCTGGATACAACAGAGAAGAAAATGCATTTATGTGTCTCTCGAAGAGATCCGCCACATCCAAAGTTCCATCAA GAACATGGAATTGGAAAAAGAAACTCATCCTTG GTGTTATTTCTAATGTGTTTGCAACACTTGTTGTCATCACATCCATTTACTTTTATAAGCGCCATAATATACACTCTCGCGACCTCTTCTTACAACCATTTAGACTTGACAGTCAACGCATTAGCAAGAGTCAAAACTTTGGAGTCGAACACTTCATCTTTAAAAATCTTTACAAGGCGACAAACAACTTTGACAAAAAACTAGGAGATGGAGACAGTGCAGAAGTGTTTAATG ACAAACTACTAGATGGGCGTGAAGTTGCAGTGAAAAGGCTTTTTAAATTCGGACTCAATAAAGAACAACTATTTCTTAAGGAAATAAATATACTAGCAAGAACTATTCATCCCAATCTCATCTTGTTATATGGTTGCACATCACTCAAAAGTCGTCGAGCTTTGATCGTCTATGAGTATGTTCGTAATGGATCTTTGGATGATCATCTTCATGGTGACAAAGCAACACCTAATAGTTGCCAGCAGTTCTaa